From Victivallis lenta:
GCGTCGAGGATGCGGTCGAGCAGCAGCCCCTCCCCCTCCGGATCGCCGCGCCGGAAAATCTGCGCGGTGATATCGAGCAGATAGCCCGAAAGCACCCCTTTGCTCCAGCGCGAAAAAACCTTTTCCATGCAGGAGTTATCGAGCCTCAGATAATCGCGCATGAACGCATAGGCCTCGGAAATCAGCTCCATATCGGCATATTCGATGCCGTTGTGCACCATCTTGACGTAATGGCCGGACCCCTCCGGGCCGACCCAGTCGCAGCACGGCACGCCGTCGACCTGCGCGGCGATGGTCTGCAGATATTTCTTCACGCACGGCCAGGCGCCTTCGTCTCCGCCCGGCATGATCGACGGGCCGTGGAGCGCCCCCTCTTCGCCGCCGGAGATGCCGACGCCGAGAAAACGGATGCCGCGCTCCCCGAGCGCACGCTCGCGCCGCACGGTATCGAGATAGAGGCTGTTGCCGCCGTCCATCAGAATGTCGCCGGGGTCCAGATGCGGCAGGAATGCCTCGATGCAGTCGTCGACCGCCCTGCCGGCCTTGACCATCAGCAGAATCCGGCGCGGCTGTTCAAGGGAGGCGACGAACTCCTCCGGGGTACGGCAGCCGGTCACCGGCAGGCTTCCGGCCCGTTCGAGAAAAGCGGCGGTCTTCTCATAACTGCGATTCCAGGCCGAGACGCGGAAATGGTGATTCGCCAGATTCAGCGCGAGATTTTCCCCCATGACCGCGAGACCGGCGACTCCGATTTCAGACAATTGTTTTTTCATTGATTCCTCCTCCTCGTCCAAGGCCGTCCATCCTCCGGATGACCATGTGTAATATGCACCTTCCCGGCTGAAAATTCCAGCCGGTTCCGCACTTTAATCGTCATTTTTTCCGGCGGCGGCTTGACAATCCGGTCCGGGCGGCGGTAAAGTAGTAATATACATGTGCGCACACGCGCACGGGAGATAATGTGAATTTACGAAATTGCCTGAGGAGCTTATCAATAACATGTCGAAACTTCTGATCGTCGAGTCGCCGACCAAAGCCCGGACCATCGGGAAGATGCTCGGGAAAGATTACACCATCATCGCCTCGATGGGGCATATCCGCGACCTGCCGGAGCGCGAGCTCGGGGTCGATATCGAACACAACTTCGCGCCGCAGTACGTCGACACCTCGCGCAGCAAATCGGTCGTGAAGGAGCTGCGCGCCGCCGCCAAAACCGCGGACGAAATCTATCTCGCCCCCGACCCCGACCGCGAAGGGGAAGCGATTGCATGGCACCTGGCCGAAGTGCTCGAAAAGAGCACGAAATCCCCGCTTTACCGCGTGACCTTCCACGAGATCACCCGGAGCGCCATCGAGAAGGCGATGACCGAAAAGGGCGAGATCAACCTGAATCTCGTCGACGCGCAGCAGGCGCGCCGGGTCCTCGACCGCATCGTCGGCTACCAAGTCAGCCCGCTGCTCTGGTCGCGGATCGAAAAAGGTTCGAGCGCCGGGCGCGTCCAGTCGGTCGCACTGCGGCTCGTAGTCGAGCGCGAACGGGCGATCAACGCCTTCCAGCCCGAGGAATACTGGGTGTTTGCGCTGGTCTTCCGGACTGCGGACGGCCGGGAATTCACGACGCGGCTCTTCAAGATCAACGGCAAGGATTTCAAAGTAGGCTCCGGTGTCGAGGCCGAGAAACTCATGGCGGCGGTCCGGGCCGGCGCGCCCCCCGCAGTCGGGCCGGTCACATCAGCCGAGCGCAAGCGGTACGCGCCGCCGCCCTTCACGACCAGCACACTCCAGCAGACCGCGAATACCGTGCTGCACTACAGTGCGACGAACACGATGCGTTATGCGCAGCAGCTTTACGAGGGCATGGACATCGGCGAAGGCGGCGCGGTCGGCCTTATCACCTACATGCGTACCGACTCGGTCACCATCGCCCGCGAAGCGCAGGAGGCGGCGCTCTCTTTCATCCGCGAAGCCTACGGCGCGAACTATCTGCCCCCGAAGCCGAACTTCTACAAGAACAAGGCCGCCGCGCAGGAGGCGCACG
This genomic window contains:
- the gnd gene encoding decarboxylating NADP(+)-dependent phosphogluconate dehydrogenase; this encodes MKKQLSEIGVAGLAVMGENLALNLANHHFRVSAWNRSYEKTAAFLERAGSLPVTGCRTPEEFVASLEQPRRILLMVKAGRAVDDCIEAFLPHLDPGDILMDGGNSLYLDTVRRERALGERGIRFLGVGISGGEEGALHGPSIMPGGDEGAWPCVKKYLQTIAAQVDGVPCCDWVGPEGSGHYVKMVHNGIEYADMELISEAYAFMRDYLRLDNSCMEKVFSRWSKGVLSGYLLDITAQIFRRGDPEGEGLLLDRILDAPGQKGTGRWTGVAALETGTPAPVITDAVFQRSLNADVELRARGAELLPGVESTPPVDRTAALADLEAALYAAKICAYAQGFALLAAAEKNYGWKLNYGGIALMWRGGCIIRARFLDDIKAAYDRKPELENLMFDEFFRQALAVNLPGFRRSVAAASLAGVPMPCMAGALNYFDSCRTRRSAGNLLQAQRDFFGAHRYERVDRPRGETFHTEWI